The Pseudomonas entomophila genome segment CACCCACGCACCGCGATCCTCAACAACCTTGAGTTCGATCACGCGGACATCTTCCCGGACCTGGCGGCCATCGAGCGGCAGTTCCACCACCTGGTGCGGACCATCCCGAGCGAAGGCCTGGTGATCCACCCGACCACCGAGCAGGCGCTGGAGCGGGTGATCGGCATGGGCTGCTGGACCCCGGTGCAGACCACGGGTGTTAGCGGCCAGTGGCAGGCGCGCCTGCTCAGCCCCGACGGTTCGCGCTTCGAGGTGCTGTTCGAGGGCGAGGCGCAAGGTGTGGTGGACTGGGCCCTGACTGGCCAGCACAACGTCGCCAACGCCCTGGCGACGCTTGCCGCCGCCCGCCACGTGGGCGTGGCCCCGGCCATGGGCATCGAAGGCCTGAGCGCATTCAAGAGCGTCAAGCGGCGCATGGAGAAGGTCGCCGAAGTCCAAGGCGTGACTATCTACGATGACTTCGCCCACCACCCGACCGCCATCGCCACCACCCTCGATGGCCTGCGCAAGCGCGTTGGCGAGGCGCCGGTGATCGCGGTGATCGAGCCGCGCTCCAACTCCATGAAGCTCGGTGCCCACCGTGATGGCCTGCCGGAAAGCGTCAGCGATGCCGACCAGGTCATCTGGTACGCGCCGCCCAACCTGGGTTGGGACCTGGCCGGTACCGCCGCCCAGTGCAAGGTCCCCAGCGTGGTGGCCGACAGCCTCGAGGCGATCATCGACCGGGTCAAGGGCCAGGCCCGCCCGGGCACCCACGTGGTGATCATGAGCAACGGCGGCTTCGGCGGCCTGCACGGCAAGCTGGCCGAGGCCCTCAAGTGAGCGGGCCGGAGCGCATCACCCTGGCCATGACCGGGGCGTCCGGGGCGCAGTATGGCCTGCGCTTGCTCGACTGCCTGGTACGTGAGGACCGCGAGGTGCACTTCCTCGTCTCCAAGGCCGCGCAACTGGTGATGGCCACCGAGACCGACGTGGTGCTGCCGGCCAAGCCCCAGGCGATGCAGGCCTTCCTCACCGAATACACCGGGGCCGCCGACGGGCAGATCCGCGTGTACGGCAAGGAGGACTGGATGTCGCCGGTGGCCTCGGGCTCCGGCGCGCCGGCGGCGATGGTGGTGGTGCCATGCTCCACCGGCACGTTGTCGGCCATCGCCACCGGTGCCTGCAACAACCTGATCGAGCGCGCCGCCGACGTGACGTTGAAGGAGCGTCGCCAATTGATCCTGGTACCGCGCGAGGCGCCACTGTCGACCATCCACCTGGAGAACATGCTCAAGCTGTCGCAGATGGGCGCGGTGATCCTGCCGGCGGCACCGGGCTTCTACCACCAGCCGCAGACCATCGACGACCTGGTCGACTTCGTCGTTGCGCGCATCCTCAACCTGCTGAACATTCCCCAGGACATGCTGCCGCGCTGGGGCGAGCACCACCACGGGGTCGACGATTGAGGCGGGCGTTGCTGGGCTGGCTGGTATTGATGCAATTGGGGGGCTGCGCCACGGTGCGTACCCTGGACGCCAACAAGCCCGGGGCACCGGTGGTGTACGCCGGCACGCGGCTGGACCTGTACGTGATGAACGGCGGCTGCTGCCCCGAAGACCGTTTCGGGGCTGAGGCGCCGGCCTACCCGGGGCTGGACCTGCCCGCCAGCGCGTTGCTGGACACGTTGTTGCTGCCCCTGTCATTGCTGACCGCGGCGGGGGTGGGCTTCAACGCCACGGGCGGGCTTTGACCCTTCGGGGGGCTGCACCTACGCTGATCCTCACGTGCGCCGCATGCCTGCACGGGGCGGTGGCCTTCTGGATCACGGAGTGTCCGCATGCGCCTGATGCTGTTGACGATGCTGGCGTTGTCCTGTGGGGCCAGCGCTCGCGCCGAGTCCCTGCCCAGCTACCTCGATGGCAATGAAACCGACAACCGCCTGCCCACGGCGAACCTGCCGGTGGCTGCCTACCGTCCGGGGGAGCCCTTCGTACAGGTGGTGACGCCCGACATTCTTCGCCAGCAACCCTTGGCGATGGACACCCGGGTGCAGGTGCGCAAGGTGCGTTTCGAGGGCGGTACCGTCTATGCATTGGGCGAATTGCGCGATCACTACCAGCCCATCATCGGCCAGACACTCAGCCTGGCCGAGCTGAACGAACTCACTCAACGCCTCACCCGGCGTTACCAGCAGGACGGTTACCTGCTTTCCTACGCCTACCTCCCTCCACAAGACTTCGCCGACGGCCGAGTGCACGTGGTCCTGGTCGAAGGCCATGTCCATGATTATCGGATCGAAGGCCAGATCGGCCCGGCGCGCGCCTACCTGGTCAGGCTGCTGGAACGGCTCAAGACCGAACGCCCGCTGACCCGGCAGACCCTCGACCGCTCTGTCAGCCTGATGGGGCGTATACCGGGTGTGACCTTGCAGGCCAGGGTCGAAGCACCCGTCGCCGACGATGGTGCAGCCCGCTTGGTCGTCCAGGTATCGCATAGGCCGTTTGCTGGCAACGTGACCGTGAATGACGGCAGTCGCGCTGCGCCTCAAGCCTTGGTCAGTGTTGCCAGCAACGCCCAGACCCGCTACGCCGAACAGCTGCGCGCCAGTGTGCTGGCACCTCCCGGCGAGGACGAGGCGCACTTTGCCCGCCTCGACTACAGCCAGTTCATCGATGAGCAAGGGTTGCAACTGCAACTCTCGGCTTCACGCTACCGCAGCGAACCCCGCACGCATGTGCGATTGGACGATGGCACCGACCTGCGTCAGCACCGTGACAGTGACCGCTATGCGATCGGTCTCAACCACCCACTGATCGCAGCACCAGACGAGTGGCTGGAGGTGGTGGGGCGCTTCTACGTGGTCAAGGACCGGGTCGACTATCAGGGGGCGGCGCAGCAAGCGGACACCGCGACCGATGTTCGTGCGTTGTCCTTCGAAGGCGACTGGCGCAAGGTCGAGGCCGGGCGCCTGCGGATGCTCAGTGCCGGCGTCTACCAGGGCATGGACTACCTTGGGGCGAGCAGCAATGCCGGCTATGACCTGGACTTCCTGCGGCTGCGGCTGTCCGGTTTGCAGAGCGACGATTTCACCGACCATTGGCAAGGCGTGGCGTCGGCCGCCGCGTACTGGAGCGGCGACAGCCTGCCCGACAGCGAGCGTGTGCTGTTGGGTGGCCAGGGCTTCGGCCGGGGTTATCCCCGCGACCAGGCGAGCGGCGACATGGGATGGGGAGTGGCCTACGAGGTCAACTACAGCTTCAGGCGCGGCGGCGAGTGGTTGAAGGTGGTGCAGCCTTATGCCGTGGTCGATGCCGCCAGGACCTGGTTCAACGAAGTGGACGTGCATGAGGCGAAACTGGCGTCCGCCGCGCTGGGGGTGCGCTTGGGGGATAGGCGTTACTTCAACGTCGCCGTAGAACTGGCCAAGCCACTGGCGGACGTTGCCCTGGACAGCCTCGACCGTCGGCCCAGGGTTACGCTGAGCTTCAGTTGCCAGCTCTAAAAATGTGCTGACTGTACTGGCCTATTCGCCGGCAAAGCCGGCTCCTACAGGTGCAGCGTTGACCTTGAGGTTGGCGCCGTACCTGTAGGAGCCGGCTTTGCCGGCGAATGCTTTGCACGTCGCTAGTTCACGGCTTGCAACAGCGGCTTGGGAAACAGGTTCTCCAGGGTTTCCAGCAAGCGTGCGTGGTAGATGGGCTTGCGGAACAGGTCGAGCACCTGCAGGCGCAACAGGTCGCTGACGTCGTCCATGTCAGCGTGCCCGGACATCACGATCACCGGCAGATGCTGGCGGGCGGTGTGGTCGCGCAGGCGCTGGATCAGACCAATGCCGCTCTCCTCGGGCATACGCAGGTCGGTGATGACCAGCGCCACGTCCGGGTGGCGGGTCAGTTGTTGCAGGGCGGCCTTCACGGAGCTGGCGGTGTGGCAGGCGAAGCCTTCGTTTTCCAATAACTCGGCCAGCTCCAGCAAGGCGTGCTCGTCGTCGTCCACCAAGAGAATCTGCTGACGCAATGCAGAGGTCGGCATGCTCGGCTCCCGGGCTGTCGGTCAGGCGTCCTGGCCTGCGATCACTGGGTGATGGCGGTCTTGATGCTGGTCATGATGTTGCTGACTTCGGCGCCGATGGGCGTGACGAAGCCCGCCAGCACCACCGCGACCATGGCGGCGATCACCGCGTACTCGATACCGGAGGCGCCATCCTTGCGCTGGAGGAAGTGCTTGCAGTGGAGGACGATCAGTTGCAGCAGCATGGCATGTCTCCTTGCGCTCATGTGGCGCGGGTCTCGGGGCTTGAAAAGTGACACCCCTTTGCCATCACAGAATCGTCAAGCCATGGCCGGCTGCAAATGTAAGAAGGCATTAATCCAAAAGTATTGTTCACAATCGGCGAGGCTAAGTTTCTGTTTTGCCTGTGCGTCAATTTCATGGCTCGAAAAACGCCGACCAGTTAATGGCGAATCGGCAGGGCTCGGCTACCGTGCAATAGCGAAATAGTTACTTTTTGCCAGCATCGATCACGGGCGCAGGGAGGGCGGGAATGAGCAGTCGCTTGACCATGATCCTGGCTGGCCTGTTCTTCCTCGCGGCATTGCTGGCGGGGTACTGGGGGCTGCGCCTGAGCCGCCCGCCCGAGCCGCCTGCACCGTTGGTGCCCGCCGCCGATGCCCTGCCAGCGCCGACGCCCGTCGTCGTACCCGCGCAACCGCCAGAGCCGCCACGCTCGCCCATTGTGGTGTTGCGCAAGGCGGTGCCGGCCAATGTGCCGCTGACCGAGGACGATGTGCTGGTCGAGCGCCTGCAGGTCGTGCCTGCGGGTGCGTTCCAGCAGCTCGACCAGGTGCTCGGGCGCCGCAGTTCGCGGCCGTTGGCGGCCGGCAGTTGGCTCGATGAGTCGAGTTTCCAGGCCGGTGGCCCATTGGCGCGGATGATCCGCGCCCACGAGCGTGCCGTCGCGGTGGCGGTGGATGACGTGAGTGGCGCCGCTGGGCAGCTGCGGCCGGGGGATTACGTCGATGTGCTGTTGTTCCTGCGCGAGGAGAACAACAACCCGCAGTCCTCGGCCCAGGTGGTGTTGCCGGCCTTGCGCGTGCTCAGCGTCGACCAACAGACGGGCCTGGCCAACGATGGCCGCCCGGCACAGACCGCCGAGGAGCAGAAAGCCCGCCGCGACCAGCAATCGCTGAACAGCAACGCCACCCGCACCGTCGGCCTGGCCGTGCCCGAGGCCCTGGCCAGCCGCCTGATGCTGGCCGCCCAGGCCGGCACTCTGCGCCTGGCGGTGCGCAGCGCCGACGAACAATTGCTTGCGCGCTACTGGTCCGGCGAAGACGCCAGCCCCCAGCTGGCCGCCGCCAACCGTGACCTCTTCCGCTTCAGCCAGCTGTCCCAGGTGCCGTTGGCCAACCCGGCCGCCGCAGGCGCGCCCGGCATGCAGATCATTCGTGGCGCCCAGGCGGCCAACGACCTGAACAAGACCCCCTGACCAGGCAAGGATGCAGCTATGCGTAGTTCCGTGCAGGTTTCCAAATGGCTGTGCCTGGCTTTGCCTCTGCTGATGCCGCAGGCACTGGCGATGGCCAAGGGCTGCGCGGCGTTCGACCAGATGCCCACGGTGATCGAGATGGACCAGGGCCTGCAGCAGGAATTGCGCCTGCCCGTGGCCATCACCCGGGCGGCGGTGGGTGAGCCGAAGGTGGCCGATGTCCAGGCCAGCGGCGACCGCGCGGTGTTGCTGACCGGGGTGGGGCAGGGCAACACCAGCCTGATGCTGTGGACCGACTGTGCGCCGAAGCCGCACCGGGCCATGGTGTTCATCAAAGGCCGGGCCAGCGCCGACATGGCCGAGGTGGAAGTGCCCGCTACCGAGCAGGCACCGCTGCCGACTCAGGTGCAGGCCGATATCCGCTTCGTCGAGGTACGCCGGCTCAAGTACAAGGAGGCCGGGGCCAAGTTGTTCTTCAAAGGCTCCAACAACAGCCTGTTCGGCTCGCCCGGCACGGTGCCCAATACTGTGGTCCGGCCCGGTTACGTGCCGGGCATCCAGACCGGCACCAACCCGGTGACCTACGCCGACGTGCGCCCCGGCATCCCCCTCGACAACGGTGTCTTCAACATCGTCTGGGGCGGCGGCAGCAGCCGCTTCCTGGCGATGATCAATGCCCTGGAGAACAGCGGCTTCGCCTACACCCTCGCACGCCCCAGCCTGACCGTGCTCAGTGGCCTGACCGCCAGCTTCCTGGCCGGCGGCGAGATTCCCATCCCGGTACCCAGCAGTGGCAGTGACAACGTCTCGATCGAATACAAGGAATTTGGCGTGCGCCTGGCCTTGACCCCCACCGTGGTCAGCGGCAACCGCATCAACCTGAAGGTGGCGCCGGAGGTCAGCGAGCTGGACTACAACAATGCGGTGGTGATCGCCGGCACTCGGGTGCCGGGCCTGAGCGTGCGCCGCACCGACACCAGCATCACCCTCGCCGATGGCGAGAGCTTCATCATCAGCGGCCTGATCACCAGCAACGTGCGTTCAGGCGTGGACAAGATGCCTGGGCTGGGCAACCTGCCGATCATCGGCGCGTTCTTTCGCCAGACGGCGCTCAACCGCGAAGAGACCGAACTGCTGATGATTGTCACCCCGCACCTGGTCCAGCCGCTGGCGGTCAATGCCAAGCTGCCGGAATTGCCGGGCGAAGGGCTGCGCACCTACGACCCCAGCTGGGGCCACCTGTTCTTCATGGAAAACGGCAGCTTCGATGGCCGTGGCGGGTTGTCGCGATGAACGAGAGCCTGAACCAGACCTACCTCGCGCTGACCCGCAACGAGGACGACCTGCACTGGCTGCAAGGCGCGCTGGCGCCACTGGGGCAGGTGATCGGCGCCAGCAACGGCAGCCTCGACGAGTTGCTGGCGCTGGTCGACATGACGTTCAGCAACCTGGTGTTCATCGGCCTGGACCGCGAGCAACTGGTCAGCCAGTGCGCACTGATCGAGGGCATGCTCGAGGCCAAGCCGATGCTGGCCATCGTCGCCCTGGGCGACGGCATGGACAACCAGCTGGTGTTGCATGCCATGCGCGCCGGTGCCCGCGACTTCGTCGCCTACGGCTCGCGGGCCAGTGAGGTGGCCGGGTTGGTACGACGCCTGGGCAAGCGCCTGCCTGCGGTGGCCAGCAACCCCAGCCTGGGTGGCCTGACCGTGCTCTACGGGGCCCAGCGCAGCGCCGATGGCGCGCTGCTGACCACCCACCTGGCGCGGGTGGTGCAGGACAGCGGCCAGCAGACCTTGCTGCTCGACCTCGGGCTGCCCCGCGCGGACAGCCTGGCGCTGCTGGGGCTGGAGGCGTCGTTCCACTTCGGTGATTCACTGCGCCACCTGCGTCGGCTCGACGCGACCCTGATCGACAGCGCTTTCACCCGAGACAAAGGTGGGCTGCGCATCCTCGCCTACGCCGACAACGACGACGCCCTCGAGCAGACCAGCGCCGCCGAGCTGTACATGCTGCTCAGCGCCTTGCGCCAGCATTTCCAGCACATCGTGGTGAACCTCACCGGGCAGGCCGACAGCGAAGCCCTGCGCACCATCGTCAGCCACTGCGACAAGCTGATCTTCTACACCGACCAGAACATCCTCGATTGCCGGCGCAACCTGGAGGTGCTCGAGCAATGGCGTGACCGGGGCATCAAGCTGGAGCACGCCAGCCTGTTGGTCGATCGCTTCCTGCGCCATGTGGCGCCGGACGCCGAGACCCTGGCCAGGCGCTACGGGCTGCCGCTGCTCAAGGTCATGCCCTACAGCCCGGAGGTGCGCCTCAACGCCAAGAACCAGGGGCTGAGCCTGTTCGAACTGGCCCCGCGTGAAAGCCTGACCCAGGCCCTGCGCGGGCTCGGCGAACGCCTGGCGCAGCGCTCCGAGAACCTGGCCGCGCCCAGCCACCCATGGCTGCGGCGCCTGTGGGGTAGCCGATGAGCAGCGAAGAACCCTTTGGCGGGCCACGCCACGCGGCCAGCGACCCGCAGGTGCTCAAGCGCGCGCTGCACCGCCATGTGATCGACGCCATCGAGGACAGTGGCCGCAACCTGCTGGAGGGCGCGCGCCCGGTGCTTTCGCAGTTTGTCCTCGAACAGGTCGGCGACTATGTCGCACGCCTGCGCCTGGCCCTGTCGCGTTACGAGATGGAGCGCCTGGGCGAAGAGATCGTCGACGAGCTGACCGGCTACGGCCCGCTGGAAGTGCTGCTGCGCGACCCGAGTGTCACCGAGATCCTGGTCAACGGGCCGTACCGGGTGTTCGTCGAGCGCGGCGGCCTGTTGCAGCAGACCGACCTGCGCTTCATCGATGCCCACCATGTGGAGCGGGTGATGCAGCGCATCCTCGCGCCGCTGGGGCGGCGCCTGGACGAGTCCTCGCCGATGGTCGATGCGCGCATGCCCGACGGCAGCCGGGTCAATGCGATCATTCCCCCGGTGGCGCTGGACGGGCCGTGCCTGTCGATCCGCAAGTTCCGCCAGGACATGCTCAAGAGTGCCGACCTGCTGGCCACCCGGGCCATCGACCAGGCGATCTTCGACTTTCTCGAACGCGCCGTGGGCCGGCGTTGCAACATCCTCGTCAGCGGTGGCACCGGCACCGGCAAGACCACGATGCTCAACATCCTCAGCCAAATGATCGCGCCCCAGGAACGCCTGGTGACCATCGAAGATGTGGCCGAGCTGCAGATGCACCACCCCCATGTGGTGCGCCTGGAGACCCGCCCGCCGAACGCCGAGGGCCATGGCGAGATCAAGGCCAGCGAGCTGATCCGCAACGCCCTGCGCATGCGCCCCGACCGGATCATCCTCGGCGAGATCCGTGGCGCCGAAGTGGTCGATGTGCTCACCGCGATGAACACCGGCCACGACGGCTCGATGAGCACCGTGCATGCCAACAGCGCGCAGGACGCCCTGCTGCGTCTTGAGACCCTGGTCGGCCTGACCGGCCGCCAGGTGGCCGAGAAGACCCTGCGGCAGATGATCTGCGCGGCGCTGGACGTGGTGATTCAGTTGACCCGCCTGGCCGATGGCCGGCGCTGCGTGAGCGAAGTGCTGGAAGTGGTCGGGGTGCGTGACGACGTCTACGTCACCAGTACGCTGTTCCGCCTCGACCGGCGCAGTGGCGATGGTTTCCTGCGCGACGCGCCGCACCCTTCGGGGGCCAAGCTGCGCCACGAGGGGATCCTCTGATGGGGCCGATGCTGCTGGCCCTGACGCCGCTGTGCCTGGGCATGGCGCTGCTGATGTTTCGCCTGGGCCTGCACAAACGGGGC includes the following:
- the mpl gene encoding UDP-N-acetylmuramate:L-alanyl-gamma-D-glutamyl-meso-diaminopimelate ligase; the protein is MHIHILGICGTFMGSLAVLAKELGHRVTGSDANVYPPMSTQLEAQGIELTQGYDPAQLEPAPDLVVIGNAMSRGNPAVEYVLNKGLPYVSGPQWLADHVLQGRWVLAVAGTHGKTTTSSMLAWVLEHAGMSPGFLIGGVPQNFSVSARLGGTPFFVVEADEYDSAFFDKRSKFVHYHPRTAILNNLEFDHADIFPDLAAIERQFHHLVRTIPSEGLVIHPTTEQALERVIGMGCWTPVQTTGVSGQWQARLLSPDGSRFEVLFEGEAQGVVDWALTGQHNVANALATLAAARHVGVAPAMGIEGLSAFKSVKRRMEKVAEVQGVTIYDDFAHHPTAIATTLDGLRKRVGEAPVIAVIEPRSNSMKLGAHRDGLPESVSDADQVIWYAPPNLGWDLAGTAAQCKVPSVVADSLEAIIDRVKGQARPGTHVVIMSNGGFGGLHGKLAEALK
- the ubiX gene encoding flavin prenyltransferase UbiX is translated as MSGPERITLAMTGASGAQYGLRLLDCLVREDREVHFLVSKAAQLVMATETDVVLPAKPQAMQAFLTEYTGAADGQIRVYGKEDWMSPVASGSGAPAAMVVVPCSTGTLSAIATGACNNLIERAADVTLKERRQLILVPREAPLSTIHLENMLKLSQMGAVILPAAPGFYHQPQTIDDLVDFVVARILNLLNIPQDMLPRWGEHHHGVDD
- a CDS encoding YceK/YidQ family lipoprotein, which produces MRRALLGWLVLMQLGGCATVRTLDANKPGAPVVYAGTRLDLYVMNGGCCPEDRFGAEAPAYPGLDLPASALLDTLLLPLSLLTAAGVGFNATGGL
- a CDS encoding ShlB/FhaC/HecB family hemolysin secretion/activation protein, which encodes MRLMLLTMLALSCGASARAESLPSYLDGNETDNRLPTANLPVAAYRPGEPFVQVVTPDILRQQPLAMDTRVQVRKVRFEGGTVYALGELRDHYQPIIGQTLSLAELNELTQRLTRRYQQDGYLLSYAYLPPQDFADGRVHVVLVEGHVHDYRIEGQIGPARAYLVRLLERLKTERPLTRQTLDRSVSLMGRIPGVTLQARVEAPVADDGAARLVVQVSHRPFAGNVTVNDGSRAAPQALVSVASNAQTRYAEQLRASVLAPPGEDEAHFARLDYSQFIDEQGLQLQLSASRYRSEPRTHVRLDDGTDLRQHRDSDRYAIGLNHPLIAAPDEWLEVVGRFYVVKDRVDYQGAAQQADTATDVRALSFEGDWRKVEAGRLRMLSAGVYQGMDYLGASSNAGYDLDFLRLRLSGLQSDDFTDHWQGVASAAAYWSGDSLPDSERVLLGGQGFGRGYPRDQASGDMGWGVAYEVNYSFRRGGEWLKVVQPYAVVDAARTWFNEVDVHEAKLASAALGVRLGDRRYFNVAVELAKPLADVALDSLDRRPRVTLSFSCQL
- a CDS encoding response regulator, which encodes MPTSALRQQILLVDDDEHALLELAELLENEGFACHTASSVKAALQQLTRHPDVALVITDLRMPEESGIGLIQRLRDHTARQHLPVIVMSGHADMDDVSDLLRLQVLDLFRKPIYHARLLETLENLFPKPLLQAVN
- a CDS encoding Flp family type IVb pilin; the encoded protein is MLLQLIVLHCKHFLQRKDGASGIEYAVIAAMVAVVLAGFVTPIGAEVSNIMTSIKTAITQ
- the cpaB gene encoding Flp pilus assembly protein CpaB — its product is MSSRLTMILAGLFFLAALLAGYWGLRLSRPPEPPAPLVPAADALPAPTPVVVPAQPPEPPRSPIVVLRKAVPANVPLTEDDVLVERLQVVPAGAFQQLDQVLGRRSSRPLAAGSWLDESSFQAGGPLARMIRAHERAVAVAVDDVSGAAGQLRPGDYVDVLLFLREENNNPQSSAQVVLPALRVLSVDQQTGLANDGRPAQTAEEQKARRDQQSLNSNATRTVGLAVPEALASRLMLAAQAGTLRLAVRSADEQLLARYWSGEDASPQLAAANRDLFRFSQLSQVPLANPAAAGAPGMQIIRGAQAANDLNKTP
- a CDS encoding type II and III secretion system protein family protein, whose amino-acid sequence is MRSSVQVSKWLCLALPLLMPQALAMAKGCAAFDQMPTVIEMDQGLQQELRLPVAITRAAVGEPKVADVQASGDRAVLLTGVGQGNTSLMLWTDCAPKPHRAMVFIKGRASADMAEVEVPATEQAPLPTQVQADIRFVEVRRLKYKEAGAKLFFKGSNNSLFGSPGTVPNTVVRPGYVPGIQTGTNPVTYADVRPGIPLDNGVFNIVWGGGSSRFLAMINALENSGFAYTLARPSLTVLSGLTASFLAGGEIPIPVPSSGSDNVSIEYKEFGVRLALTPTVVSGNRINLKVAPEVSELDYNNAVVIAGTRVPGLSVRRTDTSITLADGESFIISGLITSNVRSGVDKMPGLGNLPIIGAFFRQTALNREETELLMIVTPHLVQPLAVNAKLPELPGEGLRTYDPSWGHLFFMENGSFDGRGGLSR
- a CDS encoding pilus assembly protein; the encoded protein is MNESLNQTYLALTRNEDDLHWLQGALAPLGQVIGASNGSLDELLALVDMTFSNLVFIGLDREQLVSQCALIEGMLEAKPMLAIVALGDGMDNQLVLHAMRAGARDFVAYGSRASEVAGLVRRLGKRLPAVASNPSLGGLTVLYGAQRSADGALLTTHLARVVQDSGQQTLLLDLGLPRADSLALLGLEASFHFGDSLRHLRRLDATLIDSAFTRDKGGLRILAYADNDDALEQTSAAELYMLLSALRQHFQHIVVNLTGQADSEALRTIVSHCDKLIFYTDQNILDCRRNLEVLEQWRDRGIKLEHASLLVDRFLRHVAPDAETLARRYGLPLLKVMPYSPEVRLNAKNQGLSLFELAPRESLTQALRGLGERLAQRSENLAAPSHPWLRRLWGSR
- a CDS encoding CpaF family protein yields the protein MSSEEPFGGPRHAASDPQVLKRALHRHVIDAIEDSGRNLLEGARPVLSQFVLEQVGDYVARLRLALSRYEMERLGEEIVDELTGYGPLEVLLRDPSVTEILVNGPYRVFVERGGLLQQTDLRFIDAHHVERVMQRILAPLGRRLDESSPMVDARMPDGSRVNAIIPPVALDGPCLSIRKFRQDMLKSADLLATRAIDQAIFDFLERAVGRRCNILVSGGTGTGKTTMLNILSQMIAPQERLVTIEDVAELQMHHPHVVRLETRPPNAEGHGEIKASELIRNALRMRPDRIILGEIRGAEVVDVLTAMNTGHDGSMSTVHANSAQDALLRLETLVGLTGRQVAEKTLRQMICAALDVVIQLTRLADGRRCVSEVLEVVGVRDDVYVTSTLFRLDRRSGDGFLRDAPHPSGAKLRHEGIL